The Gadus macrocephalus chromosome 12, ASM3116895v1 genome segment CACAGCTCTCAGAGTAGGATTCGAGGTTAGCGTAGAAGACTGTAGTGCGACCTGTTGACGGCTGTAAGCTGATTTGAAGAAACACAGAATTTTTGAACGGAACACCACGTTGAGGTTCAGGGCCCCGTTCCACCGAGAACAGACGGGGGTATTGACAGATGATCTGTAAATGCGGTAAATCGATCGATGGTTCGAGGTGATGTCGGCGATGTCGTCGATGTCGGGAGTGTTAATAACATGTGGTCATGAGTCCTCGTTCCTGTGTGTGAAAAAACCCTGCAGAAAGCACCATCTGGCTGAAATGTTACGGCTCTCACCAAACCCCCCGTCCGTCCACTAGGGGGAGCCAAAACGCCCGACAGCGCCTTCTCCACCGAGGGAAGTTCAGAGGACGTTTGTGGACGTTGGGAAGGACAGAAGGAGATAAGGACAAATGGAAGGATGGCTTGAGGGAGGGGGGTTCAGGAAATtggcattgggggggggggggggggggcgtggtctccatccctcaccctccctccttcGGTCTGGTATGAAACGTCGTCGAGGTGGCGCTGCCTACTCCGCCTTCTTCACCTTCCTCTTGCGGGTGCCCTCGCTGAGCTCCTCCTTGCTCTTGGCGGGCGAGGAGGGGGCGGCGGGCGCGGCGGGGGCGGCCCCGTGGTGGTCCTCCAcagcgccccccaggggggagCCAAACAGCAGGTGGCACACCCAGGACTCGATCAGGGAGAAGGGGGATCCGTGGGAGTGGCGGGCGGTCatcaccacctggggggggggggagggtggggggagggagggaggggggagacggagagagggagggaggaggcagagagagagagaggaggcagagagagagagagagagagagagagagggagagagggagagagagagagggagagagagagagagagagcgggagagagggagagaaagagagagagagagcgggagagggaggggagagagagagagacagacagacaggcagacagacagacagacagacagacagacagagagttgtTTTAACTCTGTTTGTGACATGAAGTTCCCAAAACACTGCCTACTGGTCTCAGTTAGAATAGAATCAAGACAGATGCGTTTACATTACCTCAAATAAAATCGGTATCAACCAGTGTTATGCATGCTGATGATAGTGTAAACTGGAAGCCTTCTTATTCCAATACATTAGGTGGCGCTCTATAGCACCGGTTACTAGTGTATGATTATATTATAGGACAAACAATACCCATTATCCATAGGTACTTAAGGAGAATAAATGCAGTGAGATGAAGCTTAGAGGAAGCTTCTGAGTGTCTTCCTGCTCTCTCTGTTCCATCTCGTGTTGTCTTCCTCGAGGGAGCAGCAGGTCTCAAGAGGACCGTGAACTTTAATCACGGGCTCAGCTCCTGCACCTGTCCAGAGTCGGTCCGGTCAGGCTCACCTTGCAGGTGATCATGAACAGGGTGAAGAGCAGGATGAGGGTGCTCTTGGCGATGGGGATCCATGCGGTCTCCTGCAGGGTGAACAGGATGGCTCCGTACAGGCTGGCCttggtggggctgggggagaccacgaggacgcttggttagttgatttatttttttaactttttgtgTGGTaatttttacttatttatttgactCCTCGTTGTTAGAGGACTTCAGACTTGTATTTAAGACAATGATTTGAATCCAAATATAACGAGGTAGAGAATCCAAAGAGCGCGGTTGAGAAATATATTGGAACGAGACTGGAGATTTGGCGCGCTCTGATGGTTGAGTTGAGGAACTTTTAAACGATGTTTATAAGCACTATGCAACTGTAATTAGAGGAGTCTTTGTGTGTCCGTCCTTCGATTTTTCTTGGCAACCGTATATGTGAACGACTTCATGCTTGGCGGCTGTATTGCTGTGGACCTGAGGAAGTGAGTGGAGTGTGAGGTTGTTCTCGAGGATTTGCAAGCAGCAATCGGCTTGTTCAGAACAGCCACGTGTTGTGTATGGCTTAACCACTCAAAACACAAAGCTTTTATCGAGACTGGCCCTTACTGAAAAACCTATATTAAAACTGGTCCTTGCTAAAAATCGATGCAATTCCATGAGCTACATGCAACCCTGCCTACACAACAGTCGTTAAAGGGGTCCGTTAACTTGAAGCCCAGTCCTGCCTTAAATCTGACTGGGTGTGTCGTCTGTTTACTGCTTTAAGGACCCTTATTCCATTCTGATATAACTTTGACCTCTCCGGCCACTAATCCTGACCACTGTCAGATTTGCTACACTAGACCTGGAGTTCAGCCACTGGGCCTTTCTCCCCTGAAGAAAGAAGTATTGtgtatagggtgtgtgtgtgtgtgtgtgtgtgtgtgtgtgtgtgtgtgtgtgtgtgtgtgtgtgtgtgtgtgtgtgtgtgtgtgtgtgtgtgtgtgtgtgtgtgtgtgtgtgtgtgtgtgtgtgtgtgtgtgtgtgtgtgtgtgtgtgtgcgtgcgtgtgtgtgtgtgtgcctgtgtatgtgggtgtgtgtgggtgcttgtgtgtgtgtctgtgtgtgtttgtgtatgtgtgtctgtgtctgtctttgtgtgtgtctttgtgtgagtgtgcgtgcgtgtgcgcgtgtgtgtgcgcatgtgtgtaggtgcgtgtgcgcatgtgcgtgcgtgtgcacatgcacgcatgtcTCTCAAGCAGCTCTGGTCTAAGAGTACGACCATATAAGGAACAGTGTTTCCCGGACAATCCCCCCTCAGAAAGCCGAGCATGTGCTCCAGTTTCACAGCGGCTAAAAACTGCTGCAGGCTGCCCGGATGAATGTCCCCCACACATCAACAGGTTCACAGCCTCGTGGACACTGATATCTGTACATGCAGGCATTCTACACATACATACCGAcgactcatacacacatacaaacacacaactcatcTCATAACGTACGCTTGTATACAAATAGAATCATGCACATGTGAAATCGTACACGTGTATTCATGAACACGTTGACATGGAGATCGACAggaataaatacatacataaatgcTTACATACACATGTATAGATACCCACAAGCTCttacaaatatacatatacGTACAGATACAGacttatagacacacacacaaacacatacatgcagtttgtgtgtttgtgtgtgcagctgtgtgtgtatattatggCCCTTTTCCACCGGCAGGTACGCTTCGGACCCAGCACCTCTCAGCCCAGTAGTGAGggtgcggtatagcccagctcagttacggctcgcgttcccaccgccgacagtacccttatgggaGGGCGGAgtttaagccggatggcgatagccgcggcagctacgtaagcatcgtgacCATATAGCAGCCccacacagtgtagcctgctaatgaatccaagatcaacaatgtaggacgtccaagaaggacggctAACTTTTCgcgcaacattttcttcaagaaatgaagctttcgccgttgtccagaaatacctcgcggataatgtgtttgttagtTATCATCGccctgtcgcacggaagtgctattctgtcgaccaatcagcggacggcgtgtgtagctcgaacttgccggcaccctttcaggcgtctcagtaccccaacggaggcgtgctgcgagacgagtacggctcagtcgtgtcacgcccacttttggcggtggaaacgcgatccgtaCCGCACCATTGCAGactgaaccgacccgcacctcatctcatcttcatctcatctcatctccgaCCCGCACCTGATCTCAtcttcatctcatctcatctccgaCCCGCagcctccggtggaaatgcgccattagtgTTAAACACATCAAAACATCCAAAACCACGataacacacgtgcacacgatGACTCACAATGACATGTTCATGATCTCGTTGGTGTCCGGCCGCCACACGCCGCGTAGCAGCTGCTCGAAGTTGGAGATGAGGGCGACGCCCGAGCCTGGAGGACAGAGACACTCTGGGTGAGGACAGACCCCCTCCCGGacccccacccagacacacTCCCACCTGCTGTTCCCCTTAAGGACAGAGAGCCATCGGACCAAGAGCCATAGGACCCAAGAGCCATAGGACCCAGCTGTAGAACCCCTAGCTCCTCATTTATAAGACTAGCTAAGACCTAAGACCTAGCCATAGCCCCAAGCTATAGCATTTATCCATAGCACCTAGGATGAAATTCTGAGTAATTTAGCACACGCTTTTATCAAATGGGAGTAACAGTGATTTCcgaaacaggtcattaaggttAGGGTCCTCTCGCTCAAGGATGACTACAGGTATCGAACCCGGATCCTTTCGTCTTGGACTCAAACAGCCGCTCTGGCCATAGGACCTAGCCAGCCACACAAGAGAGGCTACAGAACAAGATAAAGAgttgggaagggagggggagagggggggatggggtcACCTTTAACGTAGCCGACGATGACCATGATGAAGAAGCCGTGGTGGTAGGCGTGGAAGGCGTGGTGCACACCGGCGGCGATCTTGCGAGCGCGGACCACCTCCTTCAGGGCCACCAGCACCAGCTTGACGGGCAGGAACGCCACGCACTTGTAGAAGAGGTTCAGGGGGCAGAAGAACAGCAGGTACCTGGgggcgggagagggagggaaaccGGGGAGCGGGATTGGTCGAGGGACGTGGAGAGAGGCGGGGCTTGAGCCGGTGTCGCGATGTGTTTAGCGTGTCAGTGCCGTTTCGTTCGGGCTACGGAGGTACGGTTTAAGTTTGTTAGGTTGTAATATATGGTGTTGTTTGGAGACATATCTCGCTTCTGTGGGAAGGCGAAGCTAAGGGAGTCATGTCTTCATCAAACGGGAAGAATTACACAGTAGAACTGAAGAATGACTGAGCAGTGTGATGCTACatttagaaaatgtaaaaatagtATATTTAAAAATAGCCCACGCTGTGGACTACTACAACCGTCCTAACTAAACTCTTCTTTCTAAAACGAAATCTAAGTTCCAGTTGGGTTGAAGTTCCTCCAGCCCCATCcagggccgctgctggccgtttcggcgCCCTATGGGGGGGCACCAAAAATGAAGGTTCATTAAGGTAAGTAATTGGTGCCCTACGCACgctgcgtactctgcgtatagggagcgggCGGGcctggccccatctcaacgtgcaCATTGAGATAGGGCTTCCCGCTCAGACCTGCTCTCTCAACGTTTCCCTTATCTGCTGCTCCTCAACGTAATCTAAGGCCCCCAGACCACCTTTGAAGcgggaaaatatatatatattaaacccCAAAACCCAAATGACTGCAGAAGGCCGTTTATAGATACACTCTCCTCTTaagttatttagcagatgctcTCATCCAGAGACTCTGAGTGAATCCTGAGCCTTTAGAGGAGCAGGACGGTGGGGGCGTCTTGCTCGAGGAGGCCTGGAGGTCAGGCTGAGGACTTTAGGGTTCCAGCTCAGGAACCTTCAGCTGGAGGTCGGGTCAGATTCGACCGATCCTTCGACCGTCCTGCCTCCGAGCCGCCCAGACCTCAGACCCCAAGGGGAGGGTCACCACGGCAACAGCATCACGTCGtcacggagacggagacggagacggagagggggtcCTCACCAGACGGCGGAGGCCAGCAGGACGTGGCTGTTGTACTGGAAGTAGTCCAGGGGGCTGCCGCCCAGAAGCACGTCGGCCAGGATGTAGCTGCCGAAGCAGTACAGCATGGCGCTGAGCCAGGACGCCACGGGGCTGCGGCGCGACACCTCCACCGAccctgggcacacacacacacacacacacacacacacacacacacacacacacagtaacagacacgcacaggcacgcacgcacacagtaacagacacgcacacacagacacggacacacaaagtaacagacacgcacacacacacacacacatacgcacgcacacgcgcatacatacacacacacacacacatgcacacaaacacaaacgcacacacacaagcatacatacacgcacacacataaacacaaacacatgcacacaggcacgcacacatatacacacatgtacacacgcacgcacacacacacacacacacacacacacacacacacacacaccaacaagcacacacacaaagacacacacacacacacaaacacggtttGGTTGAGTGACATGTGAAAACGCTAAGCCTGGAAGACAGAGGTGCGCCATGTTGAAAGAACCGAGGAAGGTATACATCGGCGTGGATCAGGATGTATTATTAAAGGTTTGGCCTTCGTGAGCTGTTCAGAGAAATGTATTTGATGGATGGGCAACAAGACGTACATTGTCGTTCGAGGTGGTCATGGGAACAGGTGGAATTTTCAAACGTTGTAGCGTCGTTATCAGTTTGAAGAAAAGATATGAATATGTGATAGCCGCTATGACACATGGAACACAGAAAATTATTTAAGAATTTAAGCTTCTTAGTAAAGAAGACGCAGGAAATTATACTTTATGAGCAAATGCTTGAGTGTGTATGttcacgtgtatgtgtgtttatctgagtttgtgtgtgcttatgcTGGCTCTGTGTCAGTGAGGATTTACAGAAATGCAAATCCTTGAGGGCACACACCCATCCTAATATTTACATATGGTCTCTCTGAGTCACACGCACTACTCTATACTATCTATaccagatacagagacagagagagacacagagagacacagagagagacacagagagagacacagagagagacacagagagagacacagagagagacacagagagagacacagagagagacacagagagacacacagagagacacacagagagagacacagagagagacacagagagtaggggagacagagagagacagagagagtagaggagacagagagagacacacagaaatcagagagagagaggagagacagagacagaaagtcccagagacagagagacacacagagagagacagagtgacggagagagagagagagagatgccaaCAGGTGTACATCAGTTTGGTGGTGGTGCACTCACTGAGACCACTGTATGAAGGAAGGGAAACCCGATCCAAACGAATGCCTCGCTATAAATACACGCTGCACGATTCCGACCCTGCTCTGCAACTGTTGGGCAAGGCTTGATCTTTGCCCTCTCTCCAACATATGCCTCTACAAATGGCCACCCCTATGGGCTTATGTGGGGACCAGGAAGTACAGACTTTAGGCAAACACATGGATTCACATTGAAACTTACTTTCATTTAACACACATGTTTTTGTAACCATGCTGTTTTGGTAACAGCAATGACATTAACAGCAATGCTAATGTCTTGGTAACAGCAATGTTACCAAAACATTCTttatgtttgaaattgtaacCAGCACTACTCATAAtactttcatttaaaaaaaccaTAATCTTTAAATCTTGGCTTCAAGCCCACCTGCTTAATCTGTAGCCCAACTGTTTCTGCTTCAAGAGATTAGCCACACTGCAAACACGTATTACACTCCATCACGTGTGCTTAAAAATACGTACTTATGAGGATTCATAAGCAGAATGCATGGGACCATGAGCTTTGGATTTAGTGTTTGTTAAGCCATAGCGGTTTCAGTGGTATTATAATGGCTGTTCATCTTTCATTATGAGCACCTACACACCTCGACATAGACGTGATGTAAACCACAAGTGTAAGTGTCCGACCGGACGTCGATGCGATCTATTTCTGGCTGTTCTATTTATTTCTTGACGGGCTGCTGGTATGCACAAGTCCTCTATCGGATTGCATAGCCTTTCTGGGGATAAAAACTAACGAAATCCTTGGAAAAGTTCGTACACGTCTGATAAGACACTGGGTTGTTCGAGGCTATACTGTGTTCTGGTGTTGTATCAAAACGAAAAGGAGTCAAGTTGGTGCAACCGGGATAAAAGATGAGGGCTAAACAGGTCTGGGAGTATAAAACAAGATTATTGTATCAGTAGATCTATCTGATTAATGCATATCCTCAGCCGTTTAGAGACGCATGGTGAGCGCTTAATTCAAAGATCCTAAGTCGGTTCTAATATCTCGTGTACAACACTTAGAAACACATTTATCGACGTCTGTAACATCCATTTGAATACCCTTAGCATGTCTAGGCTATTCAATAGTAAAGTAGGCCTATCAtctggtaaaaaataaataaaacaatagcAACCACTCCATTCAAACAAACGGGGGAGAATGAAAAGCCACTGACCTGGTTCATACTTGAGGTAAAGTATGGACACGATGTAATAAGCGAGGTCAAACACGGGGAACATCCCCATTTTGGAGAAAGTCTGGGCAATGTCGCCCAGATTGAGAGATCCCAGCACGTCCATGTTTCCAACGAGTTACCACCACTGCGAACCTTATGTGAATAGACTGCGCGCGTATATTCTGTTCCCCTGTTCTTTCGGCGACTCGCCACGAAGCCCCTGCAGTCTCCACGAGTAGAGGCGCTGCCACTCAAGACATCCTATTAATACCCCGCATCTGCACGGTCCTCCTTTCACCCCGGACGGGGTCCCCCTCTGCACCCGGTCTCACTGAATATAccccccacacactctcacCACTGCGCTCTGATGCCTGTTATGTGCACGTAAACAGCGCCATGTGCGTTGGTCAAATCATGACGCCATTagccgtggtggaggtgaaTCATGATCTTGGTTATACGCGCGTATTGCAGCGTCTGATGGATATCGTGTTTACTGCGCTCTCCATCCGTCCTCAAGCCTCTGTTGTTGCAGCGGCGTCGAAATTTGGTCACTTCTGGCCGTCGTATAGTGTGATGGTCTGATAACAGAATGCATTGGATGCATCCATTCAACGAGGTGAGACGAGGTCGGACCAGGGTCTGAGTCGAGATGGTCTGCACTGCAGGAAGCCCCACATCAAGACCGCCTAAACACCACAGGGATGTAAACAATAGAGTCAGGCAAATCCCAAGAAACAAAATAGGCTCATTATTAAATGAATTTTATTATCTTCCGAATATAAGAGGAGATATTGAACAAGCAGATTCAGATTAGATTTACACGCAAAAACGTAAAAACATCGAATGCATAAAGGTATcaatgaataaaatgtattatatgGGGAAATGTACGTCAAACCGAATGGATATATGGAGTTTAAGTAGCATTTAGAAAATTGTTAATAATTATAAATTTTGCATTAATGTGTAACTGTGTTGTTATTATCGGTGCGCTGCGTCGTACCTacttgtaatgtgtgtgtgcggggttgAGTCATGAACGCCGGCTATTGGTCAGGTGCATGTGACGTGTGCGGAAGCGGATGTTGTGATCCCCTGCGATGTGAACAAGATGATCGGAGATCTGTTGATATTCGGGTAAATAAGTGCATTTAATTTTGCACCGCGATGTTTTTAAGGTCAACTATCTgctccgtgtgtgtgggtgtgtgtccatGTTAGCGTGGATTGTGTTGTTTGGTGTAATCGGTTTGTTGGTTGCTGGCTGCTGCCACCTCACCAGTATGCTCTGTGGAGTAGCACTGGGCTGTCAGACAGCACGACTCAAGTCATGTTTTTCCCCTCGTTTCTTTTAGGACCCTGCTTATAAACGCAGGCGCTGTGCTGAATTTCAAACTGTGAGTACCACCAGTTATCCTTATGTTGTTGTCATCGCTCCATCGTGCGTCTGTGTGAAGTCAAGTGTCATAATGGTTGTATCTACATTGTGGAGTCAGACTGATGGTGTAATGTGTGTTTCACAGCAAGAGGAAGGAATCCCAAGGATTTGGGGATGAAGGCGGGAGGCCGAAAACGGGTAGGTCCACGTTTGTTACCAAGGAAAGTTAGTGTTTAAatgcatataaaaaaaactgattgctctaaacgtgtgtgtgtgtgtgtgtgtgtgtgtgtgtgtgtgtgtgtgtgtgtgtgtgtgtgtgtgtgtgtgtgtgtgtgtgtgtgtgtgtgtgtgtgtgtgtgtgtgtgcgcatgcgtgcgttACAGGCGACAATATCAGAGACTTTCTGCTCAGTCTGCGGTACTTTCGCGTCTTCATCGCTTTGTGGAACGTCTTCATAATGTTCTGCATGGTCGTGTGAGTATTCTGAACCTTGTAAACTTACCTATTTCAAGCTTGACTGACtgtttgggaaaatgtttaACAGGGACTCGTATTGAATTATTAATGTTATGaaaggtgtgagtgtgaatagccATTACTAGCTGTTTGAAATTCTGCCCTTCCCTGTGCCTTAGCGACATGTCAAGTAGGAGTGCCCACTTAGTTGTATGCCGGATGATGGATCATCCAGCAAGCCAttacggcttgtaatggctaatcacactcacacctggtggcataatatcacccctttaaaaatACCACACAGATTTTAGTGCAGGATTCTACAGGAAGGCCTTAAACAATTTTTGTGTGTGGCTCTCGTTGAAACCTACTGGATGCAAGTAACCAAACAAGTTTGTTACTGCATAAAAAACAGCGTCCACCCCCAAATACCACAGTGAGGACCCGACACAGGTTTCATTGAGTGATGGTTTGAAATGATAATACTGTTCCTTCGCTCTTCAGGTTGTTTGGCTCCTGATGGGTTCCCCGGAGGCTGGGATCCTGGGATCCTGCAACACGCTGTTCCCCTCAAGAACCCGTTTTCATCAAGACCATTTTAAATGTAACTACTTCAGTTTCTCTTCGTAACCAGTGTTGTGCAATACTTCTTTCTACTCAATATGTATTTGGTCTACTACACGAGACAGAAGTATACGGTGGGTTTCGTTTGGACTTCCTTGTTTTTATTCCAGCTTTGAGTATGGAATGTGTGTGGCCCGGCTAGGTACGTGGTGTTGGTATTTGTCTCTTATAGCAGATGTTAACTAGTGTGTTCCCCACAACAAACATATTCCTTTAAAGCTCCAAAAATTATTCTGGGGCGGAAAAATGAATGCCAATTGTGATCTGTAATGGATTCAACTGTCCTCTACTTGTTGACTAGTTTTTACAGGTTACAAACCAATTAAAATGACCTTTTATGTCGGAAATTGAAATGAGGCACTCAAGGTGTTTGTAAagtctcttgttctctctctttcactccatTATGTAACCATATATTTGACCTGTTCTGTAGTAGTAGCAGACACATTTACAGTATACGTCTTAAGTTATCTCAATTACTTCAAATAAACTTTTCTGCATATGGATTGACATTGCTGGGTCATGTGTTACTACTTTCTTTTCTAATAAAGTTTTACACAGAACGAGCAATTC includes the following:
- the smim7 gene encoding small integral membrane protein 7 — its product is MIGDLLIFGTLLINAGAVLNFKLKRKESQGFGDEGGRPKTGDNIRDFLLSLRYFRVFIALWNVFIMFCMVVLFGS
- the tmem38a gene encoding trimeric intracellular cation channel type A: MDVLGSLNLGDIAQTFSKMGMFPVFDLAYYIVSILYLKYEPGSVEVSRRSPVASWLSAMLYCFGSYILADVLLGGSPLDYFQYNSHVLLASAVWYLLFFCPLNLFYKCVAFLPVKLVLVALKEVVRARKIAAGVHHAFHAYHHGFFIMVIVGYVKGSGVALISNFEQLLRGVWRPDTNEIMNMSFPTKASLYGAILFTLQETAWIPIAKSTLILLFTLFMITCKVVMTARHSHGSPFSLIESWVCHLLFGSPLGGAVEDHHGAAPAAPAAPSSPAKSKEELSEGTRKRKVKKAE